Proteins from one Triticum aestivum cultivar Chinese Spring chromosome 7A, IWGSC CS RefSeq v2.1, whole genome shotgun sequence genomic window:
- the LOC123152239 gene encoding peroxidase P7 gives MASSSVPSWVALALLLLVALAATANGDELSPGYYEKTCPNVQRVVRSVMASSVAAQPRMAPAVLRLFFHDCFINGCDASVLLDATPFSPSEKDVETNASLTGYAVIDDIKSVLEHDCPATVSCADVIALASRDAVALLGGPTWSVPLGRKDSRFAADPESTKNGLPSPHDDLGELIRMFSRLNLDARDMTALSGAHTVGMASCDTYRDRVYGTDRDEEIDPYFAQTTQQTCQGPSGKAPFDVQTPMRFDNAYYKNLIARRGLLSSDQTLYGGGGLQDNLVEMYSADSEAFARDFAKAMMKMGNVPPPQGMPMEVRLKCSMANNY, from the exons CGACGAGCTCTCCCCGGGTTACTACGAGAAGACGTGCCCCAACGTGCAGCGCGTCGTGCGGTCAGTGATGGCGAGCAGCGTCGCCGCCCAGCCGAGGATGGCGCCCGCCGTTCTCCGCCTCTTCTTCCACGACTGCTTCATCAAC GGATGTGATGCTTCGGTTCTCCTCGACGCAACTCCCTTCTCCCCCAGCGAGAAGGATGTGGAGACGAACGCCTCCCTCACCGGCTACGCCGTCATCGACGACATCAAGTCCGTGCTCGAGCATGACTGCCCGGCcaccgtctcctgcgccgacgtcaTCGCCCTCGCGTCCCGTGACGCCGTCGCCCTGCTCGGAGGCCCCACCTGGAGCGTACCCCTCGGCCGCAAGGACTCGCGCTTCGCCGCCGACCCGGAATCGACCAAGAACGGCCTCCCCAGCCCGCACGACGACCTCGGCGAGCTCATCAGAATGTTTTCAAGGCTCAATCTCGACGCTCGTGACATGACCGCGCTCTCTGGTGCCCACACCGTCGGGATGGCCAGCTGCGATACCTACAGGGACCGCGTCTACGGCACCGACCGCGATGAAGAGATCGACCCATACTTCGCACAGACCACACAGCAGACGTGCCAGGGTCCTTCTGGTAAGGCGCCGTTTGACGTGCAGACGCCGATGAGGTTCGACAATGCTTACTACAAGAACCTTATCGCGCGGCGCGGTCTCCTTTCCTCAGACCAGACTCTCTACGGCGGTGGAGGTCTGCAAGACAATCTCGTGGAGATGTACAGCGCCGACAGTGAGGCGTTCGCGAGGGACTTCGCCAAGGCCATGATGAAGATGGGAAACGTGCCTCCGCCCCAGGGAATGCCCATGGAGGTGAGGCTCAAGTGCTCCATGGCAAACAACTATTGA